The Arachis duranensis cultivar V14167 chromosome 9, aradu.V14167.gnm2.J7QH, whole genome shotgun sequence genomic sequence AAGGGGCCACGGAACTGCACTTGTCAAATACACATGGGAGGCTAGTAGAACTTTTTGTCGTCCGAGGGCAGACAGTAGAGGCGCAGTTAGAATCAGGCCAACGGTTTTGCTAGGCACTGGTGAAGGCGATAGAGCACAACCTGAAAGATGCGAGGTGCTTCACGGTTACTCTGTTCGATAGACATCAGTTTGAGTATACCGTGGTTGAGACGACTCCTGCCGGTAACTTCTTGCTTGGGATGTATCGGGTTTCCCTCAGAGATCGCACTTATGACTGCGAGTACTTTCAAGCTCTCTATTACCCGTGCTGCCATGCGATTGCATGCTGTGCTCAGTCCTGGTTAGACTGGGCTACGTACGTCCATGAGGTTTATACCATGAGTAAGGTGTTCAGTGTATACCGGATGAGATTTTTGCCCCATATTCTAGAGGGTCTGTGGCCACTGTATGCCGGTCCTACTATCGTCCCTGATCCTAACATGAGACGTGCCAGAGAAAGGCGACCGAGGTCAACAAGATTCCG encodes the following:
- the LOC107463722 gene encoding uncharacterized protein LOC107463722, translating into MLVNAAYAKIEVEFDYWFDIMRTENLAMCDWTNRLEYDKHQFEYTVVETTPAGNFLLGMYRVSLRDRTYDCEYFQALYYPCCHAIACCAQSWLDWATYVHEVYTMSKVFSVYRMRFLPHILEGLWPLYAGPTIVPDPNMRRARERRPRSTRFRNTMDEADTSWSKRCGLYRQTGHTRRTCPQ